Part of the Alicyclobacillus vulcanalis genome is shown below.
GGGTGCGGCCTTCAACTGCTCTTGAACCTGCGCTTGGAGAATTTGATTGACGACGCTTTCGACGAGCTTGGCGACGCCTCCGTCTCGTTCAAAGAGCCCTTCCAAAATCGCGTCGTCCACGGTAATCTGGTATTGAGCCATTGGGGAGCCCTCCCTCAGATGTGTGGTTTTTGTCCAACTCACATTCTACCGAAGAGGGCCCGAATGGCTCTTTATGTTTTCAGCAGGAACTCTTTTTGATGAGAAAATAGAGGCCCGCCAATTTTCATCCTCCTCTTGTGCCCAACCGCGCATGGCGGTTTACACATGATATCGGACACAACTCCCCGAACTTGGTAAGATGCCGATCTCAAAAATTGAGGCCCGACATATCCAAGCACTATATCGCAAGCTAAGCAATCGATTGAAACCAGTGACCGTACATCGAATACACCGGGTGCTCAAGACGTGCTTACTTGCTGCGGTGAAAGCAGGATACTTGGATAAGTCTCCGTTTGTGAACGTAGAACCACCAGAACATAAAACGCCTCCGAGGCCAGTTTTGTCTGTGACCGACGCCTTTCGGCTCTTAGCGTGGCTACGAGAACATCGACCAACGAACTGTATGGCGGCGTTCTTGGCCATTCATACCGGTATGCGCACGGGGGAGATCGCTGGGCTGCAATGGAGAGACATCGATTTGGACACGGGCGTGATACAACTAGAACGAACTCGCTACAGGCCCAAGGGTGGGCAAGACTTTTTGGGGCCGCCCAAGACATTTGGAAGTCGTCGCCGTATTGTCGTCACGCGAGAAGTAGTGGACGAACTCAGGAGATGGAAACAATCGCAACAAGAATTCGAGCGCGAATCTTGGACTCCTGAATCCTTTGTCGTTCGCCTCCCAAACTCCGCGCCCCCGTCACCCGCTTCCTTAACAACGCGATCCAAAACGCAAGAAAAGAGCTTGGGTTGCCGCCGGTTTCCTTTCATGGATTGGGACATACCCATGCGACGTGGTTGCTAGAAAGCGGGGTCGATCTCAAAATTGTGAGCGAACGTTTAGGGCATAGTTCAATTACGATAACGGCAGACATATACGCGCATGTGACGGATGCGCTACAACGCGAAGCGATTGAAAAACCGCAACGAATGATGCGTTCAAGACGCACAAACAACAGTGGCTCTGATGATGAAGAGGACTTGTAACTTTCTTGTTACGGTCCGTGATCAAAAACCGCCGAAATCCCGCTTCTTGCAAGGGATCTCGGCGGTTTTTGATCACCATGATGGTGGGCCCAGGTGGACTCGAACCACCGACCTCACGATTATCAGTCGTGCGCTCTAGCCGACTGAGCTATGAGCCCATAAAAATGGTGGGCGGTGGCAGGATCGAACTGCCGACCCCTCGCGTGTGAGGCGAGTGCTCTCCCGCTGAGCTAACCGCCCATCTCAACTGCGGGTATTCGAGTGGTGCCAACCACGCTTGACGAGGAGTTTCATGGCTCCCCGAGTAGGATTCGAACCTACGACCCTCCGGTTAACAGCCGGATGCTCTACCGCTGAGCTATCGAGGAACGTGGTGGAGCTAAGCGGATTCGAACCGCTGGCCTCCAGAGTGCGATTCTGGCGCTCTCCCAACTGAGCTATAGCCCCACGTGTCTCCTCGTCAAGCGTTGGTCCCGGAGGCCGGACTCGAACCGGCACGGTTTCCCGCACGATTTTGAGTCGTGTGCGTCTGCCAATTCCGCCACTCCGGGAATCCCATGGCGTGCCCGGAGAGATTCGAACTCCCGACCTTTTGATTCGTAGTCAAACGCTCTATCCAGCTGAGCTACGGGCACGCGTCTCTGTCGCTCGTCCGCGCTCATCGCGTCACTGACGAAGTCGACGTTGAGTAATGTATCATGGTTCGCGAGAAAACGCAAGCCCCTGCGGGCCACTTTTTTTGACGACCCGCAGGTTTCCTCGGATCCGCGGCAGAAAAGACGCCTCAGACCTCCGTCAGCGAAGGCTCGGCGCTCAGCCAGTGGAAGTGGAATACGCCGTCGCGATCGACGCGCCTAAACGTGTGCGCACCGAAGTAATCCCTCTGCGCCTGGAGCAGATTGGCCGGCAACCGCTCCGAGCGATAGCTATCGTAGTACGCGAGCGCGCTCGCGAATGCGGGTACGGGAACGCCATAGATGGCAGCGGTCGCCACAACGCGGCGCCACGAATCCTGGTACTTCGCGATGGACTCGCGGAAGTAAGGGTCGAGAAGCAGATTGGCGAGTTGCGGATTCCGGTCATACGCCTCCTTGATGTTGTGCAGAAAACGAGCCCGGATGATGCATCCCCCGCGGAAGATCATGGCGATGGCACCGAGATCGAGGTTCCACCCGTACTCCAGCGAGGCCTGGCGGAGCTGCGCGAAGCCCTGCGCATAGGAGCAAATCTTGCTCGCATACAGGGCGCGGCGCACGTCCTCAATGAGCGCTTCGCGGTCGAGTGCCTCACCCGGCCGCTCGGGACCAGGGAGAAGTTGGCTTGCCTCCACGCGCTCCTGCTTCATCGCCGACAGGAAACGCGCAAACACGCTTTCCGTAATCATGGTGAGGGGGACGCCGAGATCGAGCGCGCTTTGGCTTGTCCACTTTCCCGTGCCCTTTTGGCCTGCCGTGTCGAGGATGACGTCCACCATCGGACGGCCGGTGTCGGGATCGCGCTTGGAAAAGATGTCAGCTGTGATTTCGATCAGATAGCTATCGAGCTCGCCCTGGTTCCACTCGGAAAAGACCTGGTGGAGTTCGTCAGCGGTGAGACCCAGGACTTCACTCAAGAGATGGTACGCCTCGCAGATGAGCTGCATGTCACCGTATTCAATGCCGTTGTGAACCATCTTGACGTAGTGACCTGCGCCATCTGGGCCAATGTACGTGCAGCACGGATCGTCCCCGACCTTCGCCGCGATGGCCGTGAGGATGGGCTCGACCAGTGCGTACGCTTCCCTGCTGCCGCCCGGCATGATGGCAGGGCCCTTGAGCGCGCCTTCCTCGCCGCCCGAGATGCCCGTGCCGATGAAGCGAATGCCTTTCGCTTCGAGCTCCCTGTGCCTCCGCCGCGTGTCCTCGAAGTAGGAGTTGCCGCCGTCGACGATCACGTCGCCGGGTTCGAGCAACTCGACGAGTTGTGCAATGGCCTCGTCCACCGGCGCGCCCGCCTGCACCATGAGAATGACGCGGCGCGGCCGCTCGAGGGCCGCGACGAACTCTTCAAGAGAATACGTGGGCACGATGTTCTTGCCCTGGGCCTCTTCGGCGAGCTCCTGTGTTCTCGAGGCCGTGCGATTATAAACCGCGACGCGATACCCCCTGCTTTCAATATTCAAGGCCAAGTTCTTCCCCATGACTGCAAGGCCCATCACGCCGACCTGTGCCTCTGCCAAGCTCTCCACTCCTTGTCTTCTGTAGAAGTTCCACCTGCGGGGCGGATCGCCACCATCATAGAACAGGCAGAACTATTCGACAAGTAGATAATCTTGCAAGACTTTGCGATCCCGGCATGGAGCCTGCGCGGCCGAGGTCGGCACGTATCCTCTCTCGCGGACGTCCGATGGCACGGCTCACCCATGCAAACGAGAGGAGCGACCCATGGGCCGCCCCTCTCGCAAAGGCTGTTGACACGCCACCAGACCACGCTCATGCGTTCGTTCTCGCGGCACATCAACCTCCTGTGTACGTCATTTTGCCCCGAACGCTCGCCAGGTATACACTGGGATTTACAGACGATCGCGCGCATCTCGCTCGGTTCGCGACACGCCATGGGAGGGGTTGTGAATGGACAATCAAAACAGCTGGCTCGCCAAACTCGGCGTCCGCCACCCCATCTTCGCCGCACCGATGGCCGGCGGTCCGTCGACGCCCGAACTCGTCGCAACCGTCAGCCGTGCCGGCGGCCTTGGATTTCTCGGCGCAGGATATTGGTCGGCCGACCAGACGCGCGACGCCATCCGCCGGGTACGCAAACTAACGGAGGCACCCTTCGGGGTGAATGTGTTTATCCCAGAGACGCCTGCTCGCGACGATCCGCAAAGAAGCGTGTCCACTATGAAGGCGTGGTTACGCAACTGGGCGGACGAACCCGGCCTTGCGGCCGAGATCGACGCCTTGCAACCCGAGTTTCCGTCACGCGCGTCGTTCGAGGCACAGATGGAGGTCATTCTGGAGGAACGCGTGCCCGTCATCAGCTTCACCTTCGGGTGCCCCGACCCGCAGGTCATCGCGCGATGGAAGGAAGGGGGCGCCTCGATCATCGGCACGGCCACAACCCCTGAGGAAGCCGTGCAGCTCGAGCAGGCGGGCTGCGACGCCATTGTCGCCCAGGGTTACGAGGCAGGCGGCCACCGCGGAACCTTCCTGCCGATGGATGAGACTCGGCTCATCGGCACGATGGCGCTCGTACCCCAGGTCGTCGATCGCGTCCGCGTGCCTGTCGTGGCCGCCGGCGGGATCATGGACGGGCGCGGCATCCTCGCTGCGCTTGCACTCGGCGCCTCCGCTGTGCAGATGGGCACGCGCTTCTTGGTCGCCGAGGAAAGCGGCACGCACCCCGCCTACAAGCACGCCATCCTATCGTGGCGCGATCGCGGCACACGTCTGACGCGGAGCTTTTCCGGCCGCTTCGCGCGCGGCATTCGCAACGCGTTCATGGACGCGCTTGATCACGCGGTGGATGCCAAAGAGATCGAAATACCGCCCTACCCACTTCAAAACACCCTCACGCAGCCCATTCGGCGCCAAGCGCAACAGCAAAACGATGCGGAGCGCATGTCCCTATGGGCCGGGCAGGGCTATCCCTTGGCGAGGCCGATGCCCGCTCTGGCGGTGGTTCAGGAACTCCTCGAAGAGCTCGAGCGCGTGAAACGGAGTCTCAGTCTGTAACGGCCGGTTCTCAAGAGAAGGAGCGCCGGCAACCGACGCCACGGCGCTCCTTCGGATGGTCAGTGAACCACGTGCTCTTCCGTCAGTTCGCCGACGTGCACCTCGTAGCGATGATCCGGGTTTTTCAGGTGGTAGACCCTGGCTTTCCCCGATCCGTCGTCCACCGACTGGATGTACACCTGATGGCCGTCGTGCGTCACATGCGCCATCACGGGCGAAGACGCGATCTCCTTGGCTCGACGCAAATCCATGTCGCACACCTCCTCGGATTCGCATCCTTCCCCATCTCAGCCGCAAGATGTGTGCCTCATCTTGGCAAGGGATCCGCCGAACCGAGTGTGGACGGCGATCGCACAAGGAAGCCTTTCATCACATGTCACACGTGCATGGCGGCGCTGGCGGCCTCCTCCGCATCATCGTGTTCCTCGTACTGCGCCACCGGCAGGGCGCTTGCGACGCCCCAGATATACGCTAGAATGGCGACCACGACGACGATGATCTGGTCCCACGGCGCCGGAATGATACCGCGCCCGCCGAACGACTTATCGCCCAGGTACGACATCACCCAGAGCGCCGCATAAAACGCCACCAGCCAGAGCGACGACTTCACCTGCTGACCGAACGGCACGCGGTCGGTCGGCACGACGCCGCGCAGCGCCACGACGTAGATGAGCCACAGGGCAATCTGAAGGCCGATGAGCCACGCGTCAATGCTGAACCCGGACCAGTAAATGATGAGCGTCGCGACGATGAACGCGAGCGGCGCGATGACGTTCATCCCGCGCAAGCGGAACGGACGGTGTAACTCCCCTGCCGTGCGCCGCAGCGCGGCGGCCGAGATCGGGCCAATGATGTACGTGAGGACGGTCGCGGAGGACACGACGCCCACCAGTTTGCTCCACGTCGGAAACGGAAGCGTCCACATGATAGCCAGAATAAAGGACAGCCAGAGCGCGGGGCGCGGGATGCCCGTTTTGGGCGAGACGCGCGCAAAGAGCGGGAAGAACGTCTTGGTTTTCGCCCATGCAAAGATGACTCGGGCCGTCGACGACAAGTAGATGTTCCCTGTCCCGCTCGGTGAAATCACGGCGTCGCCGTAGAGAATGACGCCCATCCACCCAATGCCGAGCGCGGTGGCGAGCTGCGCGAATGGCGCCGTGTAGTTCAGTTTTGCCCAACCGCCGGCCAAGGCCGGTGCGGGCACGGCGCCGATGAAGACGACCTGCAACAAGATATACAAGGCCGCAGCAATGCTGATGGCCAGCACGATGGACAGCGGGACGTTGCGCTGAGGGTTGCGGGCCTCTCCCGCAAAGTCGATGGCCTGGCGAAAACCGAGGTACGAGAAGATAATCCCGCCGGTTGCGACGGCCGTCTCGACGCCCGCAACACCGCTTGGTGCAAACCCATGGCTCGTAAAGTTGGCTGCGTGAAAATGGCCAAAAAACACGATCACCGTCAGCAGCGGAACGACAAACTTAAGAAAAGTCCAGATAGAGTTGATTTTGCCGAACACATTGACGCTCCAATAGTTGATCAGGAAGAAGACCACGAGGAGACCCGCCTGCACAAACCAGCCGAGGACGGTCGGGCCTTGACCTGAGGCGTTTTGCCAGCCGAGCGCCGGCCACCAGTGCTGAGCATATTGGCGCATCGCCTCCGCCTCAATGCCGGCTACACTGGAGTACGCGATTAACGCCGCAAAGCCCATGAGATATCCGACCAAGGGCCCGTGAGAGTAATCAGGATAACGAATGATGCCGCCAGCGCGAGGAAGCGCACCGCCGAGCTCTGCATACACGAGTCCGATGAGCATCACAGCCACAGCGCCAATGACCCACGCGATCCAGGCCGCAGGGCCAGCCAGTGTGGCCCCGCCCAGCGCCCCAAGGAGCCACCCGGAGCCGATGATGGCGCCAAGCCCCAAAAAGGTGAGGTCTAGGAGTGAGAGCTGACGCCGCAGTTTCCCTTGTTCCATCCCATACCCATCCTTCCTTCTTTTCTGTTGTTCTTAATGTTCCGCTCTTTCAGTCCATTTTGTGTAACAAAATGTTCCGTTGGAGCGGTTGGATGGCCACAGTCTAGCAAAGGTCTCTGCATCCGTAAAGAGATCTTCCACACGCTCCCCCGATTAAAAGAAATAAGCCCGGCATTCCCTGCCGGGCCGATCGCCTATGACATGGATGTTTACGAAAACGGATACACTCTCGGTTCCTTTTGTACGGAAATCCACTTTAGTGTGGTGAATTCTTCAAGACCCCATTCGCCGCAATACCGCCCAATGCCCGACGACTTCTCGCCACCAAACGGCACGTTGGACTCCACATTCACCGTCTGATCGTTCACGTGAATCATCCCCGTGACAATGCGCTGAGCGACGCGAATGCCCCGCTCGAGATCGCCCGTGAACACAGCGCCCGACAGACCATAGTCCGAGTCGTTGGCCACTTGAATGGCCTCCTCTTCGCTGTCGACGGGCAGAATGGCGGCCACTGGCCCAAAGATCTCGTTTTTGGCGATAGGCATGTCGTTCGTCACATCGGTGAGGATATACGGGTACATCAATTGGCCTTCAAGCTTGCCTTCAAGGACCAGACGAGCGCCTTGCTTCAGGCTTTCATCGATGAGACCCAGGATGCGCTTGGCCTGGCGTTCGTTGATCAACGGACAAATTACAGTATCGGGATCCGCGGGATCGCCCACTTTGACCTTTTCCGTAGCCGCTTTGAACTTTTCGACAAAGGCGTCGTAGACCTTGCGGTGGACAATCATTCGATTTGTGGCGATGCAGATTTGGCCTTGGTGCAAGTACTTCCCGAACGCCGCCGCAGCCACAGCCCGATCGACGTCCGCGTCGTCGAGCACGATGAACACGTTGTTTCCGCCGAGCTCGAGGGCGACCTTGCGCAGGGAGCGAGCCGCCACCTCGGCGATGTGGCGCCCTGCCGCCGTGGATCCCGTGAACGAGATGACGCGCGGCACGGGATGCTCCACCATCGCATCGCCGATTTCGTCGAGATCGGCCACGACTACGCTCAGGAGGCCCGGCGGCAGACCCGCCTGTTCGAAAAGGTCCGCCACGAGAAGCCCGCCTGTGATGGGGGTTTGCGAGTCAGCCTTGAGTACAATGGCATTGCCCGTCGCGAGGGCGGGTGCCACGACACGGATGCTGAGATAAAACGGCCAGTTCCAAGGTGTGATGGCGCCCACCACCCCGACCGGCGTGCGATACACGCGGTTCTCTTTGCCCGGAATGGCAGACGGCAGGATGACCGCAGTCATCCGATGGGCATACTCGGCCGCGAGCTTGATATCGCCAATGGAAGAGTCGACTTCAATACCTGCCTTGAGTTGCGAGCTCCCGGTCTCCTCGACGAGATACTTCACGATCTCGTCCTTGCGCTGCGCAAGCAATGCGGCTGCGCGTTCCATCACTTCGGCCCGAGCAAAGGCGCTTGTTTCAGCCCATGCAGCTTGGGCTTCTTGCGCCCTGCGATACGCCACATCAATGTCCTCCACGGAAGCAAGCGGCAACTCGGTTAAGACTTCGCGGGAATAGGGATTGCGGACGACAACCGTGCGGGCACTGCTGCCCTGTCTCCACTCGCCTGCGATGTACAACTTGTTCCACTGCGCATACTTGACGGCGGTTGTGCTCGACACCTGGTCTTCACCTCTCTGCGCGTGAATGGGCTCCATGACGGAAGAAATCCAGGACGAACGCCCAGTGATAGCGCTTGCATCCCTTCTGAACCGCCATGCAATTCCCATTTTAATGAATACGGGGATAGGTATTTTCTATCGTGTGTCCTGCGCTGTTTTGCTTTTTTGTTCTCCTTGGCTTGCGACACATCATCGTGGTTCGGACTCGAAACTTCTCACGATTTGCGATAGCATGGGAACTGTTTGGAAAGGAGCAGCGCAGATGATCGGCAGTGGAGACGGACGACGAGATCGCCTATGTCTTACATTCCTCATCGTCGCAAACCTCGTGGTTCGGTTGACGTGGATTTGCTTCATGCATCCCAAGCAAGAGGCGGATTTTGCATGGTATTACGCCCGGGCAACCGAGCTGGCGCATAACCAAGGTTACAACTGGATGGGACACCCTACTGCCTACTGGCCCATTGGCTGGCCCCTGTTTTTATCCCTCATCTATCGCGTGACGGGTCCCTCCGTGATGGTGGGTCTTGTGGTCAATGCACTTCTCTCGACTGGTATCGTCTGTCTTGTCTATACGCTTGCCCGGATGTTGTTTCGGGACTGGAGAGCAGCGTTCTGGGCGTCGGCCGCCTACACGCTATTGCCGAGCCAAATCGTGTGGAACAGCGTCCTGGGATCGGAAGAACTGTTCACGTTTTTGCTCGTGCTGTTTTTCCTTTTGTACCTGCGCGGCACACGAGCATCGCGCGCAGAAGCCTCTCTACGGTGGCTGGCCGTCGCTGGGCTGTCGCTGGGTCTCGCTTGCGATGTTCGACCGATCCCCCTCGCTTTCCCGGCCTTTTTGTTTCTGTACGCGTGGGCGTTCGAACCCTATGAGTCCGAGGCGCGGCGCGCCGCTCTATGGACTCGCGCTCTGCGGGCGCTCGGCCGCGCCGTCTGGGTGGGCCTCTTCATGCTCGCCGCCATTTTGCCGGTCACCATTCGAAACCGAATCACCATGCACCACTTTGTCCTCGTGTCCACGAATGGCGGAACGAATCTGTGGCAAGGCGTGCACGTCAACGGGGGCTATTGGTGGTCTTACAACCCGTATGTCAACCCCCTTGTGAAGGTCTCAAACGAAGTCGTCAAAAACGAGCTCGGCGAACACCTCGCCGAGGCATATATCTTACATCATCCCTGGAAGACGTTCTTGAACGGCTGGGTCAAAATTTTCGACCTGTACAAGGACGATGTGAACGCCAACTGGTACACATTTCATCTGTCGACGCAGTTCCAACCTCATCTTCACGCCATCGACACGTTCACCACCTCGGTGTATTGGCTGCTCATGGCGCTCAGCCTCTTTGGGATCGGCTACACATGGGCGCGGGATCATCACAACCGACGGTTCTTTGCCCTTCCCCTGACGTTTATCGTGTACTACACCTGTTTCTTTTTCTTCTTCCCTGCTTGGGACCGGTTCCGTTATCCGCTCATGCCCTTGTTTGCCGCGTTTGCCGGCCCGGCCATCCTCGCGTTGTGGCGCGCCTTGCGGCGTTCGATCCGGCCAAATCCTTGATGGCCAGCGCCGTTGCAGCGCTGGTACGCCGGGATCGTCAAAACTTGAATCATGTGATATTCTAGCGATCAAACTGATAGCGTTTACAAGGAGGTCTATCGATGCCCAGTCCGCAGGCACTCTCCGTTCGTGCTATGTTGCAACAGATGCGTGCGTCGCAGAATCCCGCCGAATTAAGCCTAGAGGCGCAGCGAGCAGGGTTGGATCAGATGGGCCGAACCATTCCGCAACCCGCGGACGTGGCGGTGGAGCGAACGTCGTTCGGCGGCGTGCCAGGCGAGTGGATCACGGTTGCGGAATCGTCGGACAAGCGCGTGGTGCTCTACCTGCACGGTGGCGCCTACTACATGGGCAGTTGTGAGTCGCACCGAAGCTTGGCCTGGCGTTTGGCCCGAGCGTCAAAATCGCGCGTCGCTCTGATCGAGTATCGGCTGGCCCCGGAGCACAAGTTCCCCGCCGCGGTCGAGGACGCCGTGAAGGCGTACGAGTCGCTTCTGGCGCTCGGTGTGGAGCCGGGGCGCATCGCGATTTCCGGCGACTCTGCAGGTGGCGGTTTGACGATGGCGACGCTGATTTCCCTGCGAGATGCGGGAAAGCCCCTCCCCGCGTGTGCCGCCCTCCTGTCTCCGTGGACGGATTTGGCAGGCACAGGCCCATCCATGGAGTCGCGCGC
Proteins encoded:
- a CDS encoding NAD(P)H-dependent flavin oxidoreductase, with the translated sequence MDNQNSWLAKLGVRHPIFAAPMAGGPSTPELVATVSRAGGLGFLGAGYWSADQTRDAIRRVRKLTEAPFGVNVFIPETPARDDPQRSVSTMKAWLRNWADEPGLAAEIDALQPEFPSRASFEAQMEVILEERVPVISFTFGCPDPQVIARWKEGGASIIGTATTPEEAVQLEQAGCDAIVAQGYEAGGHRGTFLPMDETRLIGTMALVPQVVDRVRVPVVAAGGIMDGRGILAALALGASAVQMGTRFLVAEESGTHPAYKHAILSWRDRGTRLTRSFSGRFARGIRNAFMDALDHAVDAKEIEIPPYPLQNTLTQPIRRQAQQQNDAERMSLWAGQGYPLARPMPALAVVQELLEELERVKRSLSL
- a CDS encoding APC family permease gives rise to the protein MEQGKLRRQLSLLDLTFLGLGAIIGSGWLLGALGGATLAGPAAWIAWVIGAVAVMLIGLVYAELGGALPRAGGIIRYPDYSHGPLVGYLMGFAALIAYSSVAGIEAEAMRQYAQHWWPALGWQNASGQGPTVLGWFVQAGLLVVFFLINYWSVNVFGKINSIWTFLKFVVPLLTVIVFFGHFHAANFTSHGFAPSGVAGVETAVATGGIIFSYLGFRQAIDFAGEARNPQRNVPLSIVLAISIAAALYILLQVVFIGAVPAPALAGGWAKLNYTAPFAQLATALGIGWMGVILYGDAVISPSGTGNIYLSSTARVIFAWAKTKTFFPLFARVSPKTGIPRPALWLSFILAIMWTLPFPTWSKLVGVVSSATVLTYIIGPISAAALRRTAGELHRPFRLRGMNVIAPLAFIVATLIIYWSGFSIDAWLIGLQIALWLIYVVALRGVVPTDRVPFGQQVKSSLWLVAFYAALWVMSYLGDKSFGGRGIIPAPWDQIIVVVVAILAYIWGVASALPVAQYEEHDDAEEAASAAMHV
- the gndA gene encoding NADP-dependent phosphogluconate dehydrogenase; its protein translation is MAEAQVGVMGLAVMGKNLALNIESRGYRVAVYNRTASRTQELAEEAQGKNIVPTYSLEEFVAALERPRRVILMVQAGAPVDEAIAQLVELLEPGDVIVDGGNSYFEDTRRRHRELEAKGIRFIGTGISGGEEGALKGPAIMPGGSREAYALVEPILTAIAAKVGDDPCCTYIGPDGAGHYVKMVHNGIEYGDMQLICEAYHLLSEVLGLTADELHQVFSEWNQGELDSYLIEITADIFSKRDPDTGRPMVDVILDTAGQKGTGKWTSQSALDLGVPLTMITESVFARFLSAMKQERVEASQLLPGPERPGEALDREALIEDVRRALYASKICSYAQGFAQLRQASLEYGWNLDLGAIAMIFRGGCIIRARFLHNIKEAYDRNPQLANLLLDPYFRESIAKYQDSWRRVVATAAIYGVPVPAFASALAYYDSYRSERLPANLLQAQRDYFGAHTFRRVDRDGVFHFHWLSAEPSLTEV
- a CDS encoding tyrosine-type recombinase/integrase, which gives rise to MNVEPPEHKTPPRPVLSVTDAFRLLAWLREHRPTNCMAAFLAIHTGMRTGEIAGLQWRDIDLDTGVIQLERTRYRPKGGQDFLGPPKTFGSRRRIVVTREVVDELRRWKQSQQEFERESWTPESFVVRLPNSAPPSPASLTTRSKTQEKSLGCRRFPFMDWDIPMRRGC
- a CDS encoding tyrosine-type recombinase/integrase gives rise to the protein MQNARKELGLPPVSFHGLGHTHATWLLESGVDLKIVSERLGHSSITITADIYAHVTDALQREAIEKPQRMMRSRRTNNSGSDDEEDL
- a CDS encoding glycosyltransferase family 39 protein yields the protein MHPKQEADFAWYYARATELAHNQGYNWMGHPTAYWPIGWPLFLSLIYRVTGPSVMVGLVVNALLSTGIVCLVYTLARMLFRDWRAAFWASAAYTLLPSQIVWNSVLGSEELFTFLLVLFFLLYLRGTRASRAEASLRWLAVAGLSLGLACDVRPIPLAFPAFLFLYAWAFEPYESEARRAALWTRALRALGRAVWVGLFMLAAILPVTIRNRITMHHFVLVSTNGGTNLWQGVHVNGGYWWSYNPYVNPLVKVSNEVVKNELGEHLAEAYILHHPWKTFLNGWVKIFDLYKDDVNANWYTFHLSTQFQPHLHAIDTFTTSVYWLLMALSLFGIGYTWARDHHNRRFFALPLTFIVYYTCFFFFFPAWDRFRYPLMPLFAAFAGPAILALWRALRRSIRPNP
- a CDS encoding H-type small acid-soluble spore protein, which encodes MDLRRAKEIASSPVMAHVTHDGHQVYIQSVDDGSGKARVYHLKNPDHRYEVHVGELTEEHVVH
- a CDS encoding aldehyde dehydrogenase family protein, with translation MSSTTAVKYAQWNKLYIAGEWRQGSSARTVVVRNPYSREVLTELPLASVEDIDVAYRRAQEAQAAWAETSAFARAEVMERAAALLAQRKDEIVKYLVEETGSSQLKAGIEVDSSIGDIKLAAEYAHRMTAVILPSAIPGKENRVYRTPVGVVGAITPWNWPFYLSIRVVAPALATGNAIVLKADSQTPITGGLLVADLFEQAGLPPGLLSVVVADLDEIGDAMVEHPVPRVISFTGSTAAGRHIAEVAARSLRKVALELGGNNVFIVLDDADVDRAVAAAAFGKYLHQGQICIATNRMIVHRKVYDAFVEKFKAATEKVKVGDPADPDTVICPLINERQAKRILGLIDESLKQGARLVLEGKLEGQLMYPYILTDVTNDMPIAKNEIFGPVAAILPVDSEEEAIQVANDSDYGLSGAVFTGDLERGIRVAQRIVTGMIHVNDQTVNVESNVPFGGEKSSGIGRYCGEWGLEEFTTLKWISVQKEPRVYPFS
- a CDS encoding alpha/beta hydrolase, which produces MPSPQALSVRAMLQQMRASQNPAELSLEAQRAGLDQMGRTIPQPADVAVERTSFGGVPGEWITVAESSDKRVVLYLHGGAYYMGSCESHRSLAWRLARASKSRVALIEYRLAPEHKFPAAVEDAVKAYESLLALGVEPGRIAISGDSAGGGLTMATLISLRDAGKPLPACAALLSPWTDLAGTGPSMESRAPYDPWLEPEGIRKAPLLYCSRDQLTHPLVSPLYGDLADLPPILIHVGRDECLLDDSVRLYDKLIDAGVQAKLHVWDDLWHVFHSFPIPEADEALNEIGLFIQEHIPS